In bacterium, a genomic segment contains:
- a CDS encoding MmgE/PrpD family protein: MSTAARPSLTRRMAEYAVGLRYDDLPADDVKEAKRFLLDSVGCALAAVRNPDMAAMYRFIRRQGGTPEATLIGTGEKTNAANASLMNSLLIRALDYNDIFSEQDPSRPSDIIVGALWPAEGLRARRSRGHRRHHDRLRAGTRWCLACFPGVREVGWHHATLTQCVSPFVAGRMYGLGVDQLVAAAGISGSSHVTLGGVVAGHLTNMKNTADPLATQWRCWRRRWRPRATRARSRSSRARRASSTSSTMCS; this comes from the coding sequence ATGAGCACCGCTGCCCGCCCCAGCCTGACGCGCCGCATGGCCGAGTACGCCGTAGGCCTGCGCTATGACGACCTGCCCGCCGACGACGTGAAGGAAGCCAAGCGCTTCCTGCTGGACTCGGTGGGCTGCGCCCTGGCCGCCGTGCGCAACCCGGACATGGCCGCCATGTACCGCTTCATCCGCCGGCAGGGCGGCACGCCCGAGGCCACGCTGATCGGCACCGGCGAGAAGACGAACGCCGCGAACGCATCGCTGATGAACAGCCTGCTGATCCGCGCGCTCGACTACAACGACATCTTCTCGGAGCAGGACCCGAGCCGTCCCTCGGACATCATCGTCGGCGCGCTGTGGCCGGCCGAAGGCCTGCGGGCGCGACGGTCGCGAGGCCATCGTCGGCATCATGATCGCCTACGAGCTGGAACTCGGTGGTGCCTGGCCTGCTTCCCCGGCGTGCGCGAGGTGGGTTGGCACCATGCGACGCTGACGCAGTGCGTCAGCCCGTTCGTCGCCGGTCGCATGTACGGGCTGGGTGTCGACCAACTGGTGGCGGCCGCAGGCATCAGCGGCAGCAGCCACGTCACGCTGGGCGGTGTCGTGGCCGGTCACCTGACGAACATGAAGAACACCGCCGACCCGCTGGCCACGCAGTGGCGGTGCTGGCGGCGCAGATGGCGGCCGAGGGCTACGAGGGCCCGGTCGAGGTCATCGAGGGCAAGGAGGGCTTCCAGCACGTCATCCACAATGTGCAGCTGA
- a CDS encoding MmgE/PrpD family protein, protein MAAEGYEGPVEVIEGKEGFQHVIHNVQLKPEILLDGLGTQPPMIRRCGYKAFPTEALTHQPMSAVLGAMQENGLKAEDLASIHIQTTTRGADILSDASKYDPQTRRRLTTACPTAWRRWRPTAASTRRASRRRSSSTRGSGRCCRRSRSWPMPGSTPCSRVPSAPSPP, encoded by the coding sequence ATGGCGGCCGAGGGCTACGAGGGCCCGGTCGAGGTCATCGAGGGCAAGGAGGGCTTCCAGCACGTCATCCACAATGTGCAGCTGAAGCCGGAGATCCTGCTCGACGGCCTGGGCACGCAGCCGCCGATGATCCGCCGCTGCGGCTACAAGGCCTTCCCGACCGAGGCCCTGACGCACCAGCCGATGTCGGCCGTGCTGGGCGCGATGCAGGAGAACGGGCTGAAGGCGGAGGACCTGGCGTCCATCCACATCCAGACGACGACGCGCGGCGCCGACATCCTCAGCGACGCGAGCAAGTACGATCCGCAGACCAGGAGACGGCTGACCACAGCCTGCCCTACTGCCTGGCGGCGGTGGCGGCCGACGGCGGCGTCTACCCGAAGAGCTTCGAGAAGGAGAAGCTCTTCGACCCGCGGATCCGGGCGCTGCTGCCGAAGATCAAGGTCGTGGCCAATGCCGGGATCGACGCCATGTTCGCGGGTACCAAGCGCGCCATCGCCACCCTGA